A part of Antechinus flavipes isolate AdamAnt ecotype Samford, QLD, Australia chromosome 6, AdamAnt_v2, whole genome shotgun sequence genomic DNA contains:
- the TIGD2 gene encoding tigger transposable element-derived protein 2 — protein sequence MSGKRKRVVLTIKDKLDIIKKLEEGSSFKRLSVVYGIGESTVRDIKKNKERIITYANSSDPTSGVSKRKSMKSSTYEELDRVMIEWFNQQRNEGIPVSGTICAKQAKFFFDALGMEGDFNASSGWLTRFKQRHGIPKVAGQGTKLSGDETAASEFCCSFREFIEKENLQPEQIYSADQTGLFWKCLPSRTLAFETEHSTSGYRSSRERIIIMCCANATGLHKLNLCVVGKAKKPRSFKGTEPSNLPVSYFSQKGAWIEHPVFRQWFDKNFVPQVRKNLKSKGLLEKAVLLLDFPPAHPDEEILSSDDGKIFVKYLPPNVTALIQPMSQGILATLKRYYRAGLLQKYMDEGIDLKMFWKNLTVLDAIYEVSRAWNMIKSVTITRAWNKLFPGSEENIGLNFDEGAILAANLATVLQHTEGCENVEIENIEDWFEAENTEPSYDVLTDSEGTQGQVDQADRSSKNEEVEETELISQRHISHKSALEWTENLLDYLEQQDDMLLSDKLVLRRLRTTIRKKQKTQNNNKSQ from the coding sequence ATGTCTGGAAAGCGTAAACGTGTGGTGTTGACCATTAAAGATAAACTTGACATTATAAAGAAACTTGAAGAAGGTAGCTCTTTCAAACGACTTTCAGTTGTTTATGGGATTGGTGAATCCACTGTTCgagatataaaaaagaacaaagaaagaattataacTTATGCAAATAGTTCAGATCCAACAAGTGGTGTATCCAAACGCAAGTCTATGAAGTCATCAACGTATGAGGAACTTGATAGGGTTATGATAGAATGGTTCAACCAGCAAAGAAATGAGGGGATTCCAGTATCTGGAACAATTTGTGCAAAACAAGCAAAATTCTTCTTTGATGCTTTGGGAATGGAAGGTGATTTTAATGCATCATCTGGTTGGCTAACCCGTTTTAAACAGAGGCATGGCATTCCAAAGGTTGCTGGTCAAGGTACGAAGTTAAGTGGGGATGAAACAGCTGCCAGTGAATTTTGCTGCAGTTTCAGGgaatttattgaaaaagaaaatcttcaacCAGAGCAGATATATAGTGCTGATCAGACTGGATTATTTTGGAAGTGTCTGCCATCAAGGACATTAGCTTTTGAAACAGAGCACAGTACTTCTGGGTACAGGTCAAGCAGAGAAAGAATCATTATCATGTGTTGTGCTAATGCCACTGGTTTGCACAAACTTAACCTTTGTGTAGTGGGGAAAGCAAAGAAGCCCCGTTCATTTAAAGGAACTGAACCTTCCAACCTCCCTGTTTCTTACTTCAGTCAAAAAGGTGCATGGATAGAACATCCTGTTTTCAGGCAATGGTTTGACAAAAATTTTGTGCCACAGGTACGAAAGAATTTAAAATCCAAAGGGTTGCTGGAAAAAGCAGTATTGCTTTTGGATTTTCCACCAGCTCATCCAGATGAAGAAATCTTGAGTTCAGATGATGgcaaaatatttgtgaaatatttgcCCCCTAATGTGACAGCTTTAATTCAACCTATGAGCCAAGGGATTTTAGCTACCTTGAAAAGGTATTACCGAGCAGGACTTCTTCAGAAGTACATGGATGAAGGTATTGATCTTAAAATGTTTTGGAAGAACTTAACTGTGTTAGATGCTATTTATGAAGTGTCAAGGGCATGGAATATGATAAAGTCAGTAACCATTACAAGAGCATGGAATAAACTTTTCCCTGGTAGTGAGGAAAACATAGGTTTGAACTTTGATGAGGGAGCTATTTTAGCAGCTAACTTAGCCACTGTTTTACAGCATACAGAAGGCTGTGAAAATGTTGAAATTGAAAACATTGAAGACTGGTTTGAAGCTGAAAATACTGAACCAAGTTATGATGTATTAACAGATAGTGAAGGAACACAAGGCCAGGTAGACCAAGCTGATCGCTCAAGTAAAAATGAGGAGGTAGAGGAAACAGAACTTATTTCACAAAGGCATATTAGCCATAAATCTGCTCTTGAATGGACTGAGAATTTATTGGATTATCTGGAACAGCAGGATGATATGCTTCTGTCTGACAAACTGGTCTTAAGAAGGCTTCGAACTACaataagaaagaaacagaagacccagaataataacaaaagtcaGTAA